GGTACTAACTTTGCCCAGTTAACATTACATAATATCAATTATCGGACATGATGAGTAGGACCCGAATGTATTGCAAATAAAAGCGGTAACCATTTTTGTGTCCGATAATGTATCTTATGTATTCAGAATACTTATTTTCCTAACTTTATTCGGTGTCACTGAAGAGTCACAATAAAATGGCCCAATGTTCGACTTCACAAAGCAAACGCCTCGGATTCGATGCGGGATGATCGGCTTCGGGATGATCTTCGACGAGACTTATCGTCCAGTTTTCGAGCAGCAAAATCCTCTACCCTTCTTGGCCAGCAATCATCGGTCGTTTGCAATTCAACTCAGCGCCGTCGCAACTCGAACTGGCGCTCGAACTGCACGTTATCTCGCATCCGAAAACGGTCAGCGATTGCGGTTCGAGAACTTCTTTGGTCCGAACGCGGTCACGCAACTTCTAGCCTCAGATGTCGATGCCGTCTGCGTCGCGACCCCAGATGACCGACACTTTGCGGCCGCAAGCGATGCACTTCGCGCCCAAAAACACGTCCTCATCGAAAAGCCGTCCGTTCTCTCGCTCACAGAACTCGATGAAATTACAAGACTCGCGGCCGAAAAGTCCGTGCTCGCTAAGGTCGTTTACCACAAACTTGCCGACCCCGACCACAAGAAACTTCGCACTCTTTACCAGGACGGAACACTTCAGCACGTCAATAACGGCTACTGCTCACTCTTGGAGCCGAAATCGATTAGCGGCGGCCAATTTGCCGAGTGGATTTCAGGCCGAAATCCGGCCACTTACGTTGCGGTTCATTACCTCAAACTGATCGATTTTACCTTCGGGCCGAACTGGGCGCTGAATCGCATTTCAGCAACCGGTCAGAGAGGAATCGTTGGACCCGCGGACGGCCCGACATGGGACTCGGTACAGCTCCAAGTTGTTTACAGGCATCCAGATGCGCGAGAGTCTGCGTTTGATATTCACACGAGTTGGGTCACGCCCGATAACTTTCCGGGCTACGTCGAGCAGGAAGTCCAGTTCCGCTTCGACAACGCGGTTTGGTGCGCCCACCAGCGCAAACGCGGCGTCGAACTCACCGTGGAAAATCGCACGCCGGGCGAACTCAAGAACACTCCGAACTATCACTACAACGGAACGTTTCTCGAACCGTGGGGAGAACGGTCTCAACGCGGCTACGGGATCGAAGTCATCGAGCGGTTCTTTCAAGAAGTCGCGTTCGTCGAGTTCGGCGGGCCAAACGAGGCGCGCGACGAGCGCCTCGCGCAAATGCGGGCACTCGCTTACAACGACATTGCAGCCGATCGGAACTGCGTCGCCGTTGTGCAGAGCCTCGAAGCGATCCTCGCACGGGCCGTCGCAGGTGCTCCGGGCTGCATTGTGAAAGTGAACGGTCACGCGGGCGGTCTCGCGCTCTACGAACCCGGCAACGCGACACCGCTCATTCTTTACGAAGGACGGGTTTAGCCGTGGACGAAAAGAAACGGATTCGCCTGAGCAAGTTCGTGTCAAAGGTGCTGCGCCATGAACCCGATTCGATCGGGATCACACTCGAACCCGGGGGTTGGGTACCCATAGTCGATCTGCTTTCTGGACTCACAAAGGCTGGTACTCAGACGTCGCGTGAAGAGTTAAACGCGGTTGTCGCAAACTGTGAAAAACAGCGTTTCGCGTTCGACGAGACCGCCACGAAGATTCGCGCCAACCAGGGGCACTCAACCGAAGTCGATCTGCAACTCGAAGAAGCCGAACCGCCCGCAGAACTATTTCACGGAACCGCGCACAACACGGTACCGGTGATACTGCGCGACGGCCTTCTCAAAATGGCCCGGCACCACGTCCACCTCTCCGCCGATACGACAACCGCTGCCAAAGTCGGACAGAGACACGGCAAGCCCGTCGTACTCGTAGTAGATACCGCAAAAATGCGGGCCGACGGGCACATTTTTTACCGCTCCGCAAACGGCGTGTGGCTTGTCGAACACGTCGCGCCAGAGTACCTTCGGGTGCAGTAAGTACCCGGAGAACACAGATGCCCCCACCCGTTCAACACGCGCGCGAGCCGGACTCGAACGCCGGCCGCGCGGAACTCGCCCACATCGAACCTCACTCCCTCCGCACGTTCACACCCACCCAGGCCGTTCTCGCCCACAGTGCCGGCGTCTACCACTGGACGCCCGAGGGCCGGCGCCTTTACGACTTCTCGTCCGGCGTGCTCGTTTCCAACCTCGGCCACAACCCGACCGACTGGATGCGCGCGTACTTTCGCTACATGAACTGGAACAACTTCCAGGACGCA
The Gemmata palustris DNA segment above includes these coding regions:
- a CDS encoding Gfo/Idh/MocA family protein, yielding MFDFTKQTPRIRCGMIGFGMIFDETYRPVFEQQNPLPFLASNHRSFAIQLSAVATRTGARTARYLASENGQRLRFENFFGPNAVTQLLASDVDAVCVATPDDRHFAAASDALRAQKHVLIEKPSVLSLTELDEITRLAAEKSVLAKVVYHKLADPDHKKLRTLYQDGTLQHVNNGYCSLLEPKSISGGQFAEWISGRNPATYVAVHYLKLIDFTFGPNWALNRISATGQRGIVGPADGPTWDSVQLQVVYRHPDARESAFDIHTSWVTPDNFPGYVEQEVQFRFDNAVWCAHQRKRGVELTVENRTPGELKNTPNYHYNGTFLEPWGERSQRGYGIEVIERFFQEVAFVEFGGPNEARDERLAQMRALAYNDIAADRNCVAVVQSLEAILARAVAGAPGCIVKVNGHAGGLALYEPGNATPLILYEGRV
- a CDS encoding RNA 2'-phosphotransferase, with translation MDEKKRIRLSKFVSKVLRHEPDSIGITLEPGGWVPIVDLLSGLTKAGTQTSREELNAVVANCEKQRFAFDETATKIRANQGHSTEVDLQLEEAEPPAELFHGTAHNTVPVILRDGLLKMARHHVHLSADTTTAAKVGQRHGKPVVLVVDTAKMRADGHIFYRSANGVWLVEHVAPEYLRVQ